In the Deltaproteobacteria bacterium genome, TCGGAATGGAGGTTGAAGAAGAACGGCACGGCCACCAGTGCCGCTGCGACCGTGGTCTCGGCCAAGGCGCCCGCCGCCGCGTTCAGCTTCGATGGCATATGGCGGCTCGTAACTGTGAAGGACCGAGGGAGGGAAACCGACGGCGCGATCGCGCGATGCCAAAAGCAAAGGGGCGCAGCATGCTGCGCCCCTTTGTGATCGTCTGCCTCACCCCGGTCAAGCGACCGCGGCGAGATCTGCTGGTGCGATTACGCCGTCCGCCGACGGAGCGTGACAAACGCCACTGCCGCCAGCAGCAAACTCATACCGATCAAGCCCCACGTCGAAGCCACCGGGGCGGCGCCCGCCGCGAATGCCGGGCCACCCTGATCGATGATCATACCGTCGCCAGTGGTCGGGCCCACGTCGTCGCCGAGCTTGCCGTCACGCAAGACGAACATCACCGAGGCTAGCGCCGTGCCGTCAACGGTGGTGGTTCCGAACATCGCGCTCGGCAGTGAGTAGAAGTGGTTCGTACCCGCCGCGCCGGTATAGGGCGGCTCCTGACCGAACTTGCGATACGTCGGCGTCGTCAACGGACCCGGATGCGAGTGGTAGATAATCGTAATCTTGATCGGGCCAACACACGGAGCCGGCAGCGTGAACCCGAGCAGACCAAACGGATAGTCATTCATCAGGTCAGTGCCGAGATCCGTCTCCAGGAACGCTGCCACCAGGGTATTGTGACAGCCGTTGGTCACCGTGCCATCGCCGGTCACCAAGGTCAGATAGCCGCGCCCCGTTGCCGATGGGAGCGAAGTGACCGCCGGCTGCTGCCGATCGGGGATGCCGTCGTCGTTGCCGTCGTTGTCGGCGTTCACACCATCTTCAGTGGGCGGGTCGATCCCGTCACCGTCGTCACAGAGAGTGCCAGGGGTCGGGCAGGTGAAGCCCTCTTCGATCGCGGTGCAATCCGCCGTGCAGCCGTCGCCACTGACGTTGTTGCCGTCATCGCAGGCTTCGCCCGGATCGAGGTCGCCGTCGCCACAGATGGTCAGCACGGCCGTGTCGGTACGCGTGAACGTTGAGGACCCGCAGGAACTATTGTTAGCGGTCACTACCACGGTGTTGGTAATGTCGGTGTTAGCTCCCATGTCGGTCATCGTAAATGTATGCGCCGAGCCGGCCGGCAGGCCGTTCAGCGGCACGCCCCCGATAGCGCCGAGCTGATCGTCCTGAATTGCTGTCACGGTGATCGGGCACGAGTCGTTGTTGGTGACGGTGTAGCAGTATGTCACGTCGGTTCCGGAAATCACGTTGAGGGGGTTGGAGGATGGGCCGCAGGTGCCATTCGTACTGATCGTCTTACTGACCTGAATCCCGGAAATGGCTGAGGCTCCACCGGAGGGCAGGATCACTGCCACTGCTAGAGCCAACCCACATACCATGCCTGTTGTGCGACGCATCACAACCTCCCTCTCGGCCAAAACGTGCGGCCACCGCGGGTGCTACCGATTCCCGGCGACAGTAAGTACCAGAATCGCCCGGCCCATGTCAAAGGCAAAAATTCTCGCCCCGCCACCCTGTACGGCGCGCCCCTCAGTATCCTATAACGCCCCCTTCAATGGGCGACGGGGGGATAGCGGTTGATCCGGTTGATCTCGGCGATCTTTTGACCGCCGGGGGCTTGGCGATACTAGTGACATTGTTCACCACGCCGGCTCTCGTGTGGGCCGCCCGTCGATTCAACTTGCTTGATCGTCCGGCGGGTTACAAAGCGCACGGCGTCGCGACTCCGATGCTTGGCGGTCTGGCGGTCGCGGCGGGAACCGGAGTCGGCGTTGCGTGGGTGCTGGGGGATGGCGGCACCGCCCATGTTCCGGGGTTGTCGGCGCTGGCGGTGGGCGCGCTCATTGTTCTGCTGGCCGGGTTGCTCGATGACCTGCGTGGGCTCACTCCTCGGCACAAGTTCCTCTGGCAAGGCGCAGCCGCCGGTGCAGCAGGCGTCGCCCTCGCACTGCTCGGTGTTCGACTCGATCTGTTTCTACACTGGCCACCACTTCCGGTGATCGTGCTGACCGCGTTGTGGGTGGTGGGGATCACCAACGCGCTCAACTTTCTCGACAACATGAACGGGTTGTGCGTCGGGCTCGGCGCGATTGCCGCGGCCGCGTTGGCCGCCATCAATTTGCGCTCGGGCGAACACACGGTCGCGGTCGTGGCCGCGGCGCTCGCTGGCGCCTGTCTCGGCTTTCTGCCGTTCAATTGGCCGCGCGCCCGCATTTTTCTTGGCGACACCGGATCGATGTTGATCGGCTTCCTGCTGTCGGCGCTGTCGGTGATGGGCGTGTACACGCGCGGCGCTCATGTCCCGTTACTGGCGGTGTTCACGCCGCTGTTCGTGCTCGGCGTGGCGGTGTTGGATCTGGGGCTGGTCGTGCTGATCCGCCTGCGCGTCGGACACCCGCCGTGGGTTGGCGATCGACGGCACATCAGCCATCGACTGGTGCGGCGCGGCATGCATCCGGCGGCGGCGGTCGCCACGTTGTGGGCGGCGGCGGCAGCGTGCGGCCTCGCGGCATTGTTGCTTCCGACCGTTGGGCCAGACGAAGCACCGATCCTCTTGGCGCTGCTGGTGTGTGCGCTGGGCGCCCTCGCCGCGGCCGCGGGGAGCAAGGGCTTACCGTGAAGCGTTCGGGCCGGTGAGCGCGCGGCGATACACCTCGAGGGTGGCGGCCGCCGTGCTGCGCCACGAGTATTGCGCCGCCCGCGCCAATCCACGCCGGCGCATCTCGACACGCCGATCCGGATCGCGCAGCAGCGCGTCGAGCGCATCCGCCATCGCATCCGAATCGTCGGCCGCGAAGGTCAGCGCCGCCTGATCCGCCAGTTCGGAGAGACTGCTCGCGTCGGAACAGGCGACCGGCACGCCACAGGCCATTGCCTCGATGACCGGCAGACCAAATCCTTCATCCAACGACGGGAAGACGAATAGCATCGCGCCGCTGTACAACGCCGCGAGATTCGCTTCGTCCACCGGACCAATGAAGCGAACCGCGTCGCCCAACCCCAGCGCCGCGGCGCGCCGCTTTGCCTCTGGATAACGCGCGTCCCACGCGCCGGCGATGACCAGCGGCACGCCATACGAACGCAGCCGCGCCCACACCTCGACCAATCGCTGCAAGTTCTTGTGCGGCTTGTTCGACCCCACGTAAAGCGCGTAGCGTTCCGGCAGTGCCAAGCGCGCGCGCAGAGCGTTGACCGCATCGGCCGGCTGCGGACGAAAGATCGGGTCAGCCGCTTCGGCAATCACAGCGATTCGTTGCGGCGACACCCGCAATCGCTGTTCGAGATCACGCGCCGTCGCCGCCGAGACGGCGATGACCACGCGCGCGGCGCGCACCGCCAGGCGCACACTCACGGTAAAGAGGCCGCGCTGCAGTGGCGTGAAGAGATGCGGATGACGGAGCGGAATGAGATCGTGGATCGTCACCACGCTCGGCACCCCCGGGCGCGCCGGCATGAGATAGTAGGGGCTGTGGTAGAGGCCGGCACCCAGCGCACGCAATCGCTGTGGGATCACCCACTGCTGGCGCAACGCAAACGGGGACACCGACACATCAACCACGCTGCGACGCTCCGGATCGCCCGCCGTCCAATCTTCCACTGACTCGGCGATCGGATCACGCAACAGCAACAGTCGTTCGTGCTCGCCCAACAACGGTGGGAGCGCGCGCGCCAAATTGATGGTGTAGCGACCGATCCCGGGAAAATGCGGCCCGACCGTACGCGCATCGAGGCAGATGGTCGTCGGAGCGACGGGAGTCATGCCGGCACCAGCAATTCGTCGTAGAGTCGGTGAACGGCAGCCGTCATCTGGTGCGCGCTCAACGCCTGCTCCGCATAGGCACGCGCGGCCGCACGACGCGTTGGCGCCGCAACCGGATCGAGGCACCACGCCAATCCGTTTGCCAGCGCAGCCGGATCATTGGGCGACACGACACGACCGGAGACACCATCGACGACCGCCTGCGCTGTACCCGTCCCGACCTCGGTCGTCACCGCCGGCACACCGCACGCCTGCGCTTCGGCGATCGACACGCCGAAGGCTTCTGCGCGCGAGGTCGACGGCAACACGGCCGCATCCGCCGTCCGCAGGATGCGCAGCAACTGGTCATCGGAGACATCGCCGAGCAGGTAGGCGCGATCACGACAGCCGTGGGTCCGCAGCGCAGCCTCGAACCTGCCGCGTTCGGAGCCCTCGCCCACCACCACCAGTTGCGCTTGCGGCAGTCGCGCCAGCGCCGCCGCCAGCACCGGCAGTCCTTTGTAGTGCCGCAATCGGCCGACGAACACCACGCGTGGACGCGCGATGCGCGGTAGCGGGTCGGCGATCGTTGGATCGGGACTGAAGTGTTCGAGGTCGACGCCCAACGGGATCACGCGAACTCGGTCGCGATGCGCCGCGAGCGCCACCGCGTCGCGCATGAACGCGCCGGTCACCACGATGCGCCCCGCCGCCGCCAACACACGTTGCGTCAACGGCGCCAGCCACATCGCCAGCCGCGCCTGCCGCACCGCTTCGCAGTGGACGGTGACAACCAGCGGCCGCGCGCGGCCGCCGAGCAGCCACGCCACTTCACCCGGTGGCCATGGAAAGTGCAGATGCACGAGATCCGCGGCGCTGTGACGCAGCGCCCACGGCAACGTCGGCGGCAGCGGCGTCGAGGCCAGCGTCAGCAGACTGGGGCAGCGCCGCACGCGCACACCCTGCCGCTCTTCGCGCGCCGGCGTTCCCGGCTCGCGCACGCACAACACCTCAGGCGCGACCCCACGTTGGGCCAGCAGCCGCGTCAGCAGATCGATGTGACCCTCAATCCCGCCGCGCACCGGCGGGTAGGTCTTGTACACGTGAACGACACGCATGGGTTTGGCAATCCGTGCCGCTCCTCATATCGGCTCTCGGTGGCGGCGTCACGTGATTTGACACCACCACGGTCGCAGCGATACGTCAGCAGCGAGGGCGCGCTTCTCTGGAGACGAGATTCAATCGATGAGTGGTACGCAACCGACAGATCAGCCGCTGATGCTGCGACCGGACGTCGTGGTGACCGTGCTCGAACGGGAAGCCGTGCTGCTCGATCTGGAGACCAAGTACTTTTACTCCGTCAACGCCTCGGGTTGGGCCATCGTGCAGTTATTCGAGACCGGCGTGACGCTCGATCACGTGCGCACGCAATCCGAAAGCTGGGGAGCGGGCTCGGCCGACGCCGACGCAATCCTGCGACTCGTCGACGTGTTGATCAGCGATCGCCTGGTGACCGTTGCGACGCAGCCCGTGTCACTCAACGGCGGCGCCTTCGAGGGCACGTGGGCGACACCGACGATCGAAAAGCACCGCGAACCGCTGCAGCGCATCGTCGTCAGCGCCTTCGATCCCACGTTGCCGCTCGCGGAGTGATCGCGCGCCGGCTTCACCGTTTCACCATATGACGGGGACAGCGGTGAGCGACACCTTCTTCTGTGGCCCGCTCGAGGTGATCGTTGCAGGGTCCCCCTCCGCGCTGCGCGCGAAGGTCGCCGACTCGCTCGCACTCAACAACGTCCTGTGGGAGGCACCACACCTGCGCGTCGATCTGACGCTCGCCGCGGCACACGCCCCCGCGGCAATGGTGACGGGCACTCTGCTGGTGTGTGGACGCATGCACGTCGACAGCAGCGAGCGCGGTCTCTACGCAACCAGTCGATCGGGGTCATCGTGTTGGTTCGATGCCATCAATCACCGCTGGACAATCGCAGTACCACCGACGGCCAACGGAACTGTACCGTACGACGTCGAAGATCTGGTCGGTCTCGTGCTAACCACGAGTTGGCGTCAGTTGGGCTGGGCTCCGATGCATGCGGGGGCGGTCGTCCGCAACGATTGCTGCGCGCTGCTGTGCGCGCCGTCGGGCGGCGGCAAGACGACCCTGACCGCGGCGCTGATCCGCAGCGGCTGGCGCGCGCTCGGCGACGACAAGCTGTTGCTGCGCCTGACATCCGCCGGGCAGCCCCACGCCGCCGCCCTCGTTCACACGCTCAACCTGCACCCGCACGCGCGCCGCTGGTTTCCGGAAGTCGGTGACCTCAGCACCCTGCCTCGCTACTCGGCGGAAACAGAGAAACGCAAAGTTCGCATCGAATCCATTTGGTCCAACGGCACCGTTGGCAGCGCCCAGCCGACGCACTTCGTACAGATTGTGCGCGACCCAGCGCGGCGCGGCAGCCGTGTTGTGCCGCTGAGCGCCGACGAGGTATTGGACGGACTCTTGCGCCAAACTGTGATCCCAAGTGATCGCGGCATCGCGGCGCAGATTCTCGGTATTGTGGTGCCGACCGCGCGGCGGCTGCGCGGTGTGCGCTTCGAACTCGGCGAAGATGTCTATCACGAGCCGGCGGCGCTCAGCGCGCTCGCCGCGGCGTTGCAATGAACGAGCGGCCATCGGTGAGCGTCGTGGTCCCGGTCCTCAACGGGGCGGAAACGATTGGCGACATGCTGCGCGCGCTGGTGACACAACTGGGACTGCCCGATCCGCCCGAGATCGTCATCGTTGACAACGGGTCGACCGATGCCACGCGCGAGATCGTCGGTCAGTTCGCGGTCACGCTGATCGAGGAGCCCAAGCGCAACCCCGGTGCCGCGCGCAATCGCGGGCTGCATCATGCGCGCGGCGATGTTATCGCGCACCTCGATGCCGACACGCTGCCGACGCGGCGCTGGCTCGCCGAGATCGTTGCGCCATTTGCGAACTCGGAGGTGCATTTGGTCGCCGGCCGCACGCTCAGCTTTCGTCCCGAAACCGCAGCCGAGCGCTACAGCGCTCGCGCCAACATGTATGACGCCGAGCACACGATCAATCGGCCGATCCTGCCGTTTGCCGCCTCTTTGAACCTGGCGGTGCGCCGCCGCTCTGCGTTGGCGATCGACGGGTGGGCCGATGACATGCGGACCGCAGAAGATCTCGACTTCTGTCACCGCTTGCGGCATGCGTTTCCAGTTCCCGGCATCTATCAAGCGAAAGCCGTGCTGTTTCATCGCAATCGCCAGAGCGATGCGGCGCTGTGGCGGCAGGCGTGGAGTTACGGCGAGGGCGCCGCCGAATTGTACGCGCGCTATCCTGAATCGCTGCGCTGGGGCGCAGCGCAACGGATCGGCGTGACGCGTGGTCTCGCGGCCAAGCTCGCGCTGGCCGCATGGTCA is a window encoding:
- a CDS encoding undecaprenyl/decaprenyl-phosphate alpha-N-acetylglucosaminyl 1-phosphate transferase — encoded protein: MGDGGIAVDPVDLGDLLTAGGLAILVTLFTTPALVWAARRFNLLDRPAGYKAHGVATPMLGGLAVAAGTGVGVAWVLGDGGTAHVPGLSALAVGALIVLLAGLLDDLRGLTPRHKFLWQGAAAGAAGVALALLGVRLDLFLHWPPLPVIVLTALWVVGITNALNFLDNMNGLCVGLGAIAAAALAAINLRSGEHTVAVVAAALAGACLGFLPFNWPRARIFLGDTGSMLIGFLLSALSVMGVYTRGAHVPLLAVFTPLFVLGVAVLDLGLVVLIRLRVGHPPWVGDRRHISHRLVRRGMHPAAAVATLWAAAAACGLAALLLPTVGPDEAPILLALLVCALGALAAAAGSKGLP
- a CDS encoding glycosyltransferase family 4 protein; its protein translation is MTPVAPTTICLDARTVGPHFPGIGRYTINLARALPPLLGEHERLLLLRDPIAESVEDWTAGDPERRSVVDVSVSPFALRQQWVIPQRLRALGAGLYHSPYYLMPARPGVPSVVTIHDLIPLRHPHLFTPLQRGLFTVSVRLAVRAARVVIAVSAATARDLEQRLRVSPQRIAVIAEAADPIFRPQPADAVNALRARLALPERYALYVGSNKPHKNLQRLVEVWARLRSYGVPLVIAGAWDARYPEAKRRAAALGLGDAVRFIGPVDEANLAALYSGAMLFVFPSLDEGFGLPVIEAMACGVPVACSDASSLSELADQAALTFAADDSDAMADALDALLRDPDRRVEMRRRGLARAAQYSWRSTAAATLEVYRRALTGPNASR
- a CDS encoding glycosyltransferase — its product is MRVVHVYKTYPPVRGGIEGHIDLLTRLLAQRGVAPEVLCVREPGTPAREERQGVRVRRCPSLLTLASTPLPPTLPWALRHSAADLVHLHFPWPPGEVAWLLGGRARPLVVTVHCEAVRQARLAMWLAPLTQRVLAAAGRIVVTGAFMRDAVALAAHRDRVRVIPLGVDLEHFSPDPTIADPLPRIARPRVVFVGRLRHYKGLPVLAAALARLPQAQLVVVGEGSERGRFEAALRTHGCRDRAYLLGDVSDDQLLRILRTADAAVLPSTSRAEAFGVSIAEAQACGVPAVTTEVGTGTAQAVVDGVSGRVVSPNDPAALANGLAWCLDPVAAPTRRAAARAYAEQALSAHQMTAAVHRLYDELLVPA
- a CDS encoding glycosyltransferase, coding for MSVVVPVLNGAETIGDMLRALVTQLGLPDPPEIVIVDNGSTDATREIVGQFAVTLIEEPKRNPGAARNRGLHHARGDVIAHLDADTLPTRRWLAEIVAPFANSEVHLVAGRTLSFRPETAAERYSARANMYDAEHTINRPILPFAASLNLAVRRRSALAIDGWADDMRTAEDLDFCHRLRHAFPVPGIYQAKAVLFHRNRQSDAALWRQAWSYGEGAAELYARYPESLRWGAAQRIGVTRGLAAKLALAAWSQVAWQLGTGSAADAEFATYGWRWGWNFWRGFFHYRRHRVYQRDPRHTP